In Cupriavidus taiwanensis, the following proteins share a genomic window:
- a CDS encoding SAM-dependent methyltransferase produces MSGTLYLIPNTLGKRDEADPLADVIPAGVQQIAAALDYLVAENAKTARAFLKKLGETTPLARPIQQIEIQELNVNTRADALAALLAPLQAGRDGGLLSEAGVPAVADPGADLVRLAHARGIRVRPLVGPSSILLAVMGSGLNGQSFAFNGYLPVDANERAQRLRELEQRSRKASQTQVFIETPYRNGALLEAMRQHCAGTTLLSVAVDLTLPGETIVTLPLSDWRPERIALHKRPAIFSLLAL; encoded by the coding sequence ATGAGCGGCACCCTCTACCTGATCCCCAATACCCTGGGCAAGCGCGACGAAGCCGATCCGCTGGCCGACGTGATCCCGGCCGGCGTGCAGCAGATCGCGGCCGCGCTGGACTACCTCGTCGCCGAGAACGCCAAGACCGCGCGCGCCTTCCTGAAGAAACTGGGCGAAACCACGCCGCTGGCGCGCCCGATCCAGCAGATCGAGATCCAGGAACTGAATGTGAATACGCGCGCCGACGCCCTGGCGGCGCTGCTGGCGCCGCTGCAGGCCGGGCGCGACGGCGGCCTGCTGTCGGAAGCCGGCGTGCCGGCGGTGGCCGACCCCGGCGCCGACCTGGTGCGCCTGGCGCATGCGCGCGGCATCCGCGTGCGGCCGCTGGTGGGGCCCAGTTCGATCCTGCTGGCGGTGATGGGCTCGGGCCTGAACGGCCAGAGCTTTGCCTTCAACGGCTATCTGCCGGTCGATGCCAACGAGCGCGCGCAGCGGCTGCGCGAACTGGAACAGCGCTCGCGCAAGGCCAGCCAGACCCAGGTCTTCATCGAAACGCCGTACCGCAACGGCGCGCTGCTGGAGGCCATGCGCCAGCATTGCGCCGGCACCACGCTGCTGTCCGTGGCGGTGGACCTGACCCTGCCCGGCGAGACCATCGTCACGCTGCCGCTGTCGGACTGGCGCCCCGAGCGGATCGCGCTGCACAAGCGCCCGGCGATCTTCTCGCTGCTCGCCCTCTAG
- a CDS encoding S49 family peptidase codes for MTEQQKPPSDEPNEPGQPDARKPAGEAGPAPEPESERLVTAKRADFPLEDELRAGDDAARQEARERKARLAGATASGQVGGGWERDVLEKVLTESLREQRAARRWRIFFRLVTLGLLALILFAVFDFKGDGAITASGRHTAMVTLEGEIAAGTPASAEAINASLQAAFADNNAAGVILKINSPGGSPVQAGIINDEIQRLRGLYPSKPLYVVVEEICASGGYYVAAAADKIYVDKASIVGSIGVLMDGFGFTGLMDKLGVERRLYTSGANKGMLDPFSPQVPKQKAFAEAMLKQIHQQFIDVVKEGRGDRLKDDPELFSGLFWSGERSVALGLADGLGSAEYVARDLFKAEDIVDYTVKENIAERVAKRFGAAVGTAAMKTMLWSTGMQGMR; via the coding sequence ATGACAGAACAACAGAAGCCGCCCTCGGATGAACCCAACGAACCGGGGCAGCCGGACGCGCGCAAGCCGGCCGGCGAGGCCGGGCCGGCGCCCGAGCCGGAGTCCGAGCGCCTGGTGACCGCGAAGCGCGCCGATTTCCCGCTGGAGGACGAACTGCGCGCGGGCGATGACGCCGCGCGGCAGGAGGCGCGCGAGCGCAAGGCGCGCTTGGCCGGCGCCACCGCCAGCGGACAGGTGGGCGGAGGCTGGGAGCGCGATGTGCTGGAAAAAGTACTAACCGAATCGCTGCGCGAGCAGCGCGCGGCGCGGCGCTGGCGCATTTTCTTCCGCCTGGTGACCCTCGGCCTGCTGGCGCTGATCCTGTTCGCGGTGTTCGACTTCAAGGGCGATGGCGCTATCACCGCCTCCGGCCGCCACACCGCGATGGTCACACTGGAAGGGGAGATCGCCGCCGGCACGCCGGCAAGCGCCGAAGCGATCAACGCTTCGCTGCAGGCGGCCTTTGCCGACAACAACGCCGCCGGGGTGATCCTGAAGATCAATTCGCCCGGCGGCTCGCCCGTGCAGGCGGGCATCATCAACGACGAGATCCAACGCCTGCGCGGCCTCTATCCCTCCAAGCCGCTGTACGTGGTGGTAGAGGAAATCTGTGCGTCCGGCGGCTATTACGTGGCGGCGGCGGCCGACAAGATCTATGTCGACAAGGCCAGCATCGTCGGCTCGATCGGCGTGCTGATGGATGGCTTCGGCTTTACCGGGCTGATGGACAAGCTGGGCGTGGAGCGCCGGCTCTACACCTCGGGCGCCAACAAGGGCATGCTCGACCCATTCTCGCCGCAGGTGCCGAAGCAGAAGGCCTTTGCCGAAGCCATGCTCAAGCAGATCCACCAGCAGTTCATCGACGTGGTCAAGGAAGGCCGCGGCGACCGGCTCAAGGACGACCCGGAGCTGTTCTCGGGCCTGTTCTGGTCGGGCGAGCGCAGCGTGGCGCTGGGGCTGGCCGACGGGCTGGGCAGTGCCGAGTACGTGGCGCGCGACCTGTTCAAGGCCGAAGACATCGTCGACTACACCGTCAAGGAGAACATCGCCGAGCGCGTGGCCAAGCGCTTTGGCGCGGCCGTGGGCACCGCGGCGATGAAGACCATGCTGTGGAGCACCGGCATGCAGGGCATGCGTTGA
- a CDS encoding Rieske (2Fe-2S) protein, translating into MPDAASGQAPVRLCAADALQEGGLGVRFSVALDRREIGAFVVRFDGVAHAYLNQCAHVPMELDWQEGRFFDASGVYLMCATHGAVYAPDSGECVGGPCRGAALAKLEVEEHDGQVYWLPRAPYRAPEPSGGA; encoded by the coding sequence ATGCCTGACGCGGCCTCCGGCCAGGCGCCGGTGCGGCTGTGCGCCGCCGATGCATTGCAGGAGGGCGGACTTGGCGTGCGCTTCTCCGTGGCGCTCGACCGGCGCGAGATCGGCGCCTTTGTGGTGCGTTTCGACGGCGTTGCCCATGCCTACCTGAACCAGTGCGCGCACGTGCCGATGGAGCTGGACTGGCAGGAGGGCCGGTTCTTCGATGCCTCGGGCGTATACTTGATGTGCGCCACTCATGGCGCGGTGTACGCGCCGGATAGCGGCGAGTGCGTTGGCGGTCCCTGCCGCGGGGCCGCGCTGGCCAAGCTGGAGGTCGAGGAGCACGATGGCCAGGTCTACTGGCTGCCGCGGGCCCCGTATCGCGCCCCCGAGCCTTCCGGCGGCGCCTGA
- a CDS encoding HAD-IA family hydrolase — MARQQFDLIVFDWDGTLMDSTPTIAKCIQLASRDLGLPVPDDSAASHVIGLGLKDALSYAVPTLDPADYPRLAERYRYHFLTRDADLVLFEGVREMLETLRGEHYFLGVATGKTRVGLQRALAATGLTALFDATRCADETFSKPHPAMLHELTRELGQDVERTVMIGDTTHDLQMAVNAGAKGLGVCYGAHPAESLRAMAPVHCASSISDLTEWLLAHA; from the coding sequence ATGGCCAGGCAACAATTTGACCTGATCGTTTTCGACTGGGACGGCACGCTGATGGACTCGACCCCGACCATCGCCAAGTGCATCCAGCTCGCCAGCCGGGACCTGGGCCTGCCGGTGCCGGACGACAGCGCCGCCAGCCATGTGATCGGCCTGGGTCTGAAGGACGCGCTCTCATACGCAGTGCCGACGCTGGATCCCGCCGACTATCCGCGGCTGGCCGAGCGCTACCGCTACCATTTCCTGACCCGCGACGCCGATCTGGTGCTGTTCGAAGGCGTGCGCGAAATGCTCGAGACGCTGCGCGGGGAACACTATTTCCTTGGCGTGGCCACCGGCAAGACCCGCGTCGGCCTGCAGCGCGCGCTGGCGGCCACCGGCCTGACCGCGCTGTTCGACGCCACGCGCTGTGCCGACGAGACCTTCTCCAAGCCGCACCCGGCCATGCTGCATGAGCTGACGCGCGAGCTTGGCCAGGACGTGGAGCGCACGGTGATGATCGGCGACACCACCCATGATCTGCAGATGGCGGTCAACGCCGGCGCCAAGGGCCTTGGGGTCTGTTACGGGGCGCATCCGGCCGAGTCGCTGCGCGCGATGGCGCCGGTGCACTGCGCCAGCTCGATCTCCGACCTGACCGAGTGGCTGCTGGCCCATGCCTGA
- a CDS encoding RluA family pseudouridine synthase — MNELRHQIEKAAEAAPASPQVAYVTIDEGSEGQRIDNFLLKVAKGVPKSHIYRVLRSGEVRVNKGRIDATYRLQSGDVVRIPPMRVASAAQSGAAPVPAGEFPVLFEDLHLLVINKPAGVAVHGGSGVAFGVIEQLRRSRPQAKFLELVHRLDRETSGILVLAKKRSALVHLHEQIRGNTMDKRYFACVAGEFLNARQHVKLPLYKYSTPDGERRVRVQADGLASHTVFNRIEAFQGFTLLEAELKTGRTHQIRVHLAHSGFPIVGDEKYGDFSLNKSLARSGARPGIKRMFLHAHRLVFIHPGTGEPLSVEAPLPDECVGFLQQLRELHAPE; from the coding sequence ATGAATGAGTTACGCCATCAAATTGAAAAGGCTGCCGAAGCTGCGCCGGCCAGCCCACAGGTGGCGTATGTCACGATTGACGAAGGCTCCGAAGGCCAGCGCATCGACAACTTCCTGTTGAAGGTGGCCAAGGGGGTACCCAAGAGCCATATTTACCGGGTGCTCCGTTCGGGCGAGGTTCGGGTGAATAAGGGGCGTATCGATGCCACTTATCGCCTCCAGTCGGGCGATGTGGTGCGCATCCCGCCGATGCGGGTGGCGAGCGCGGCGCAATCCGGCGCGGCGCCGGTGCCTGCCGGGGAATTCCCGGTGTTGTTCGAAGACTTGCACCTGCTGGTCATCAACAAGCCGGCCGGCGTCGCCGTGCATGGCGGCTCGGGCGTCGCCTTCGGCGTGATCGAGCAGCTGCGCCGGTCGCGGCCGCAGGCCAAGTTCCTGGAGCTGGTGCACCGGCTGGACCGCGAGACCTCAGGCATCCTGGTGCTGGCGAAGAAGCGCTCGGCGCTGGTCCACCTGCATGAGCAGATTCGCGGCAACACCATGGACAAGCGTTACTTCGCCTGCGTCGCCGGCGAATTTCTCAACGCCCGGCAGCACGTGAAGCTGCCGCTATATAAATACAGCACGCCGGACGGCGAGCGCCGGGTGCGGGTACAGGCCGACGGGCTGGCCTCGCATACCGTGTTCAACCGGATCGAGGCCTTCCAGGGTTTCACGTTGCTGGAGGCGGAACTGAAGACCGGCCGCACGCACCAGATCCGCGTCCACCTGGCGCACTCGGGTTTCCCGATCGTTGGCGACGAAAAATACGGCGATTTCTCTCTCAACAAGTCGCTGGCGCGTTCCGGCGCCCGACCGGGCATTAAGCGCATGTTCCTGCACGCGCACCGGCTGGTGTTTATCCACCCGGGCACCGGCGAGCCGCTGTCCGTGGAGGCGCCCCTGCCCGACGAGTGCGTCGGATTCCTGCAACAATTGCGTGAATTGCACGCCCCGGAGTAG